The following nucleotide sequence is from Drosophila simulans strain w501 chromosome 3L, Prin_Dsim_3.1, whole genome shotgun sequence.
TCAGTGAGCCCACCAAGGCGTCGCCCAGTTGCTTTTCCCTTGCCAAATGTTCTTTAGTTTGCCtattgaaatacaaatatgtgcAGTGTGTTCCTTATCGAGTCCCAATGTCCAAATGTCCCAAAGAAACGCTGAGAGTGCGTGCAGAAAACACGTTTTGTTCGGGTCACCGAAACCGGACTTTGGCCCGtgaaaaggtaaacaaaaggaggcgcttaattaaattttcatacgCCGCCGTGGAATATGTATTCATAAGTTATTTAGCGTGCTAGAGAACGGGAGCGACCAACCCTGCAGAGGAAGTCCATAAAGTAGGCAGGACCTCGGCTTGGGCGTGGTTCCTctagtttgcatttttattcCCCGCCACTGCAGCACAAgctattttaattgccaatttGCGGGGTCGCCGGTTTGTCACTCAGCCCGTCGTGTCCTTCAATCGAGCTGAATGCATTTGTCGTCGCCATACGGCCACCCCCCGCCCACTTCATATGATCCCCTGCATCGGGGGTTATGAGTAATGCCCTGCACTTTATGTGCAAAACAGGAAACTTCGCCATCCGTGTCCTGAATAACGAATACATGCAACTATGTACTTTCTACAACCGCAGGCTGCACTGGATGAGTTAATTATGGGCTTGGGCCtatacactgcgagaaatgaCCCCGAATTTCTTAAAGTTCCTTTTCGACATTTCATTTCCCACATTGTAAGCTGCTTATCTCGCGGAAACTAATTTTGCACTGGGGTGCAATACAACCAAAGGAAACTGCGTCTtactataaataaaataaaatatataaatgtttgtttttagttttaaaatgtatGATTCGACTATAAATTCTCAGTAAATATGTTtagaaaaacattaaaacattcATTCCCAAAGAAAACTTTGTTTGATGGGGCAGTGGTTAAGATGAAACTCAGGTTGGGATGACTTGGATCAGTTTCTGCGAGTGGAGGCCAACGCCCAAGCCGCAGACCACAGGAATTGGGCAAGATAGAGCTCGTAAATCCAGAGAAGGCGGCGGATAAGGCCTCGGAGGTTCGGGCAGATTGCATCCGCATCCGTTGgctgcgattgcgattgcaattgcaatccAAAGTGGCATCCACACCCCCACTAAGTTGCATTCGCCTAAATATCTGTCTAGCATCGTTATTCAGCATTGCCCCGCAATTTGTTAGCCCACGTGAGTGTGCGTGCTGTACgacaaatggaaatggaattgaaaatgggaaaagtttgCACTGCATACTGCAAACTGCCGGCCTATGCAGTTGCACCCACAAACAAGCCGCACTGCACCGCAAAACTCGGTTGTCGGCTGAGAAAAACTCCCTCAGCATGTTGTAATTGCGGCATGTTGGCAGCAGAAAACTCGTCTGGGGTTTCCCTAGGCCTCCTACCACTTTTCCTCTTCTATTCCATTTTTCCGCCAGTCTGCGAAACTCAAACTCCTTCAAGCCGCTGCTGACTCACATTTTTCGACATCTGGGACAGGGCGATTTTTCCGTGGTGCTCTCAGCTTGATGCATGCACTCagaaaatctatttaaaaCGACAATTAGGGGTTTAAACTGTATGTAATTATACaattgctaaataaataatattaacagAAATAAATTCGACCATTTAAGAATAAATTGATACTAAACTCGTCAGACCTTGACACCAGAATTCTCGATCAAATTGATTGCATCCGAATGGTTTTCTCGAAGTGTGTCTGCATGTAGCATGTGTACATAATCTCCATATGCTTGTAGGCGCACATGGATGGCTACATTTGTGAGGCATCAACATGTGAGGGACATTTGTTTGGCCGGCGGCGGggttttaatgtttaatgcTTGAGTTCTTGACTCCCATttgacggcggcggcggcaggaTGCCAAGTGCTGAATGCAACGCTCGCTGGGATCTCGAGATGAACTCAGATTACAGTGacacatatatgtacgatCTCCAGCTGGGCGCGTATCCGTGCCTCCGTTTCCCAGAAGTTGCCACACTTTGGTGCGTAAACAATAGCCCCGCATCAATTTGAGAAAATTCCGAGCAATTAATAGCactttttcacattcaaatgaaTGGTGCGAATGCCTTTGCTAGTGAATATTAGTCATCGGGTGAACCTGAATATTAGAATTGAACTGAAATTCTCATGAATTTGTATTGCAGATTAAAATGACAGGCTGCATTTAGGGGCGTTTAAACGGCAGATTTAAAAACCAGATGGCTAGTTAGTTCGCTATTAAGAGTGAATATTTTGAAAGATTGtatttctttctttgtttaacaaaaacaaattgcaatcaTTTTAAGCTAACGTGACTGGCGATGCAATTGCCAACGCCAAAAACCGGTTATAAAGCCATCCGCACATAAAGTGGTTTTTCCCgcttaaaaaataatctttAGCTGCTTAGCAGAACCAGACTTACAAAACCCAACCACTTTCCACACACTTTCAATTGGTGCGTATATGTAACTTCGCATATAAGGCAACCCCCCGACTGCTAATTTCAACTGCAATTTTCTGCTCaatgtttgttttgcaatattttaaagtattttttattaccTTTTTTTCGCTAATTACCGCTTGCCTTGTAATGAGTCGGAATAATGGATATTATGGCTTGTGATGGCCCTCATATCGTATTTATTTGCTcgatgtatataaatattgtacTCCCGATTGATGGCAATTGCCACAAATCGCATTTGCAGCACGTGAAAGTTGCATTGTATGCAAGTGAATATACAAGGGACAACCTGACAGGCATTCAAAGTGGCTTTTGGGCAGCAGCCAAGTTTTTGCAGTGCCAACCTGCAACCAGTGCCATTCAATGAAAGCGCCGCCAACCAACCCATAGCTTCCCTGCCGCTGGGTAACTAATCAAAAGCCCGATACGATACCAACCAGATAAACAATAGAAGACGCCTGGCCCGAACTGCAGGCgaatccatccatccattgtGGCTGCCACCGTTTTTGTTGCCCATTCGGGCCACGATAAAATTTAACCTTCGACTTGAAAAAGTTATTCggcgttgctgttgctgttggcattTTATCGACTGCAAAATGCCAGCCTTTGGCAGACGTCCCAGCCCCACAAGCCCAttcccatatatatatagaaaaaaccACGACTACATTTCATAGTCTAGGCTTATTTTCGTAAAGTTCACGAGAGGTGTGAGTGCCTCAATGGAAAAAGGTGAGGTATGTGGAAAGTGTTGCCACAAAGAGGGGCGGCAATCACGAGGAGTGTTTAAACGTATAAGATAAGCattttacaataataaatatttatgatttatttcatATGGGGATAGTTTCTTTTGCCTTTATCGCAGAGTAAGTTCAAAGGTTAATAAAGCAATTGCCTAATTGAATTCATATCATGCACAGCAATGTCACGGTGTGCAGGTCAGTCTGATAATTTATGAAGATGACTTTCCTCCGGGCCCTTCTGGGGTCACCGCCAGATAATTATCTCTGTTATTAATGACCCAGATAAGGTCAGCGTGGCACGCATATACAAAATCGATTGATTGTTGAGCTTAATTGAATATGAGATACTTAGATCAAGTCACATTATACACCATGAGtatggtttttcatttttaaaagtattttaaaatacaacaCGCGAGGAATAAAAATGTCGCCTCACTTAAATGTGAACATAAAACATGGAAAATGTGTTTCGTATTGTACTTTCAACTTATTTCTAATATCCTTAACAACCTGAATGTCGTGACTGCTGGCAGTCAATGTGTGATGAAACCACCACCCTAGAAGTCACAACTGCAGCCAAACTCCATTTTGCATTGCACTTTGGCCTTGGCTGCTTACGAAGTATTTGTTGCCGttcgtttttggccaagtctgCTTGTGCCGCGCACAGCTGGCTAAGGTCAAAGGTTCAGTTGTAATTAGTTTTTGCATATCTTGAGGCCGTCGCATCCGGCTGCTTAAACCCTAACTGCCTTACAAGTGCGCCAGATCTGGGTGTTTGTAGTTAGTTGGCGTGGCAAAAGTCTAAGGACACGACAACCATTGCGTGCCACCATCGAACATTAATCACCATCTAGTACAGGTCTTTACCATTAACCATGTCTATGGAGGACTATTGTGAATCggtaaatttacataaatataaaatttttatatcGCTTCGCGTGTGGAACGTGGCGACGTTACGGCCCCAAATTTGAGACGCTTTCGATGGGAGCAATGAAATGTGGATTACCTACTACCTAATCATTGGACGAAATAGGGGCACAACCAATCTGGCATTTGGCAAGTAATCTTATCGAAAACAACGGGCTGGCTGGCTATCTAATCGAGAGCGTTTCCAAACGTTGGTTAATAAAGTCCCTCGGGAGAGTTGCGGAGCCAGATATAATAGTCAGCCGAGTGCGAGTGACCCTTAGTTAGAGACCATTTCCATATTCCACGGAGCCGTCGTACGTCGtatttcaattgcaatgcGCACAGTTTACTCGAATACGTGACTGGGGAAAACCGCAGACTGCCTTTTTGCCTCGAGGCTGGAGAATTGCTCCTTCTGTGTTCCATCGCACTATCTACGGACATGTGCATGAGTGCGTCTTCCGGTTGCCTTCGAAAATATCAGaaacgtatgtacatatatgcatatacatatacgatGTGGCAGAAGTTGAACCTTAATTAAAAGTCGAATCTTATAAAGTTCAATAAACTGCatattatatgtatgcataATCGAGttgaacaataacaataattctATTGGTTAAACTCGATTGAGCTGCTAGAAAGCTTTCTCAAGTACTTTAAAAGCCATTTTCTGTCCCAAAAGTAATCATAGCTTTACAAAAAATAGGGCTGATAAGATAAACGTAATTGCAACACTTTCAAAGTCTTCTAAACGTTTTTATTGCAAAACAGTAATAAATCGCGCACGTTTCTTATTGCGGTTACATGTAGTAAGTATAGGTAAGAACAACATAAACAAGGGGTTTTGATAAAATGTACtccaatttttcaaaaaaacataagCTGAAGTGCTTATCAGTAGTTTGGcccaaaaattgtataattagATAATTATACAATTTGCCGACTTTAAGGACCTAAAAGTGTGTACCTAAAAAGATTTTGGGATTTCAGTGATAACACCCATGTTTGGTGGCCACACATTTGTATGTATCTAAAACTGATAGAGCCGAAGAAGTCGCCAGCGTTTATAGTACAGGCAATTAACATGTATTTACTACCATAACGATTACCTACTCGTTTTTGATAAGAATTCAGTCGTAGGACGTCACCGTTTCAGTTGTCAGTAGTATAATTCACAAAAAGTTGTGCCCAGGTTCGTGGAATTCCATTATCGATGTTGACAAAGCAATCAAAAGTTTGGCcaataaatcaataattttaacTTATCTCTGAGCACTTTTCACTCTCGATTATCGAAAGGAAactgctcaaaaaaaaaattaataccaGTTCCCATTTGGAAGTCCCCGGGAAATCATCTAGCTGTGAATGAGTTATGGCAGGTGCGTTTTATTGGCATCGATTGGGTAATAGCATGACGTCAGTTCATTGAACTTCTCCAAAGGATAGAAAGACTGCTCTTCACTTAATCATGTGCGACCTGTTGACAcctgctgctggccatttaGAAAATTGGCCACATGTCATGCGGCAGCCAATTGCCCTAATGCCTTGGGGTGATTATCGCACCGGCGATAACCTGATGGGAAGTGGGTTTTAAGTGGCAATTCCGTGGGCGATTACTAACCGTTTTCTTTTTCCTCAACTTTGTGCCGTTGCAGCCACTTGGATCTGGAGTTAAATGGCCAAGGCACGCAGAAAACGCTACCGTCTGAGGTGTCCGGAAATAGAGTTAGATCCAATTAGAAGCCGCTAGGATGGACAAGCGATCGTTGTGCATGCTGATCATCTGCATCAATCTGTGCCTGGTCATCTGGCTGGTCAGTGTGCAGCAGTCGCCGATGCTGGAAGCGGAAATCATCGCCGATTTCAGCGGAagtggcggcagcagcagcaccgccCAGCCGCCAACGAGTGCCAAAAGTGGAttgcggaggagcaggagccaaccaaaccaaatacACCAGCCTAGTCGCTCACCTAGTAATAGTAATGATAGTAGCCTAGTTAGCAACACATTCGATAACCACCCCATGGGCACGCCCCCCACTTTGGCGTCACAAACGCCCACGCCGCCTCAGAGCAGCATGCACCTCATGGATCTGCCCAATTTCGTCTATCTGATAGACCAGCCCGCCTGTGATAAGGATGTCCGGGCCCTGATATTGGTCCATTCGGCAGTGCGCAATATCGAAAAGCGCCGGATCATCCGAGAAACGTGGGCGAATCGCAGCTATATAGACCAGACGCCGCTGAAGGTTTACTTCCTGGTGGGCGGAGTGAGCGGGAGAAGGAGCGGGAAGTGGCAGCAGTTCCTCGGACGCGAGAACCACCTGCACGGCGATCTCATCCAGGGGAACTTCAAAGACGCCTATCGCAACATGACCTACAAGCATGTCATGGCTCTCAAGTGGTTCAACGAGAAGTGTGCGCATGCCCAGCTGCTGGTGAAGGTGGACGACGATGTGTTCATGAACACACCGCAGCTGGTCAAGTACTTGGCGACTCCCTCGCTACCAGAGTACTCCATGCTCCGGGATCCCAATCTGATGCTCTGCCGAGCCGTCCGTTATTCGAGGGTCAAGCGTTCATATCGTGTAAGTAGttcataaacatttttaccagacaataatttaaaaaataattaaaaaccaattatCGCTGAAGAAGATTGGCTACTTTGTCAATTGTCCGATaagaataaaaatgttgatatATTATCGAGGAGTACTGGCTGAATGTGCATAAGTCCATAAATAACTATGATTTCTTAATTTTCAGTCCAAATGGCGGGTGACCTACAAGGAGTACCGGAACCGTTTCTATCCGGAATACTGTCCCGGAATGGCCATTGTCTACGCACCGGAAGTGGTGCGTCGCCTGTACGAGGCGGCCCAGAAGTCCAAATACTTCTGGGTAGACGACGTACTCATCACAGGGATCCTGGCCGAGGAAACGGGCAGCAAGATCACCCCGCTGAAGCATTACCTCGAGCAGAAGGAAGTTCGCAACCTGGTCGGCGGCGGAGCTGATCTTGAGGATCCCCCGTTCCTCTTCACAAATCACGCGATTAAACCCGACGAAAGCATGACCATTTGGCAGATGTCGCTAGACAGAATTCAGAGGCCACTGCTCACACAACCCGCCTActcatccgcatcctccgCTTCCAGATCCGCACCCGTTGTGCCAAGTGCCAACATTTCCGAGGCGGCCCAGACGACCTCCACCGGCCTCAGCTAGTTTGACTGGCACCACTCGATGGATTGATTACGTTTAGTTTCTTTGGCTGTTCAGTTTTAGGGTTTCGTTAAGCCTTAGTATTAACTCGTAGTTATCCCTAATGTTAGCTGATTAATGGAAGGTAGCATTTTTGTCGAGACGAATACAAACGGAACATTGCAAGTCAAGTGAACCACCAACCACCTGCCTACAATCATTCGTATCATATGCAGCGTAACTAATCTAAGGATTCTACTGATAGTCATGTACATCCAACGCGAATCGCTCACCAATAGATAACCGAAAATCCAAATACTAAATCAAATACGAACACCAAACTCtaacagcggcaacaataaACGGAGCGCATAACCTTAAGCACAACTCTTAAATCTTAAGATAACTACAATAGTACTTAATAAACGATAAAATGATTGAAAACTGCTGAAATCAGTGAATAACCAAACCAAATATTGATTTCGATGTAGGTCGCGTAACAATGGacggaaatatttattaaaaagtatatatacgtaggggcaaacgaaaaaaataataaaaattacctattttttttaaatgtttgtattttaaagCTATCAAACAGTCTTTATCGTTTTCATCCCAAAATTCCAGTAAAGCCAATTAATGGAAAATCTGAATCTGCATATGCATTACATTTAGTCAGATATACTTAATTAATAAGATAAGTGGGAACAGAAATGGCAGGAACGTTAACATgaaatatcaaaaacaaatagcaaatTGTACGGTCCGAGAACGATAAAAACGATGAACGAACGAAAATTgtaacaaatgaaatttataaatgtgtaataaaactaattaaatgttcAAGTTTGTCAGAAATTATATAAAAGTCAtttcaaaatacatacatacaaaaaacTAACGTCTTGtttctaatattttaaattgaaatttgaatgAACTGCTTTGAACGATTGCAAGCAGTGTTCAACAACTGGAGAGAAGGACTGCGTTTTCTTGCA
It contains:
- the LOC6736798 gene encoding lactosylceramide 1,3-N-acetyl-beta-D-glucosaminyltransferase A, with the translated sequence MDKRSLCMLIICINLCLVIWLVSVQQSPMLEAEIIADFSGSGGSSSTAQPPTSAKSGLRRSRSQPNQIHQPSRSPSNSNDSSLVSNTFDNHPMGTPPTLASQTPTPPQSSMHLMDLPNFVYLIDQPACDKDVRALILVHSAVRNIEKRRIIRETWANRSYIDQTPLKVYFLVGGVSGRRSGKWQQFLGRENHLHGDLIQGNFKDAYRNMTYKHVMALKWFNEKCAHAQLLVKVDDDVFMNTPQLVKYLATPSLPEYSMLRDPNLMLCRAVRYSRVKRSYRSKWRVTYKEYRNRFYPEYCPGMAIVYAPEVVRRLYEAAQKSKYFWVDDVLITGILAEETGSKITPLKHYLEQKEVRNLVGGGADLEDPPFLFTNHAIKPDESMTIWQMSLDRIQRPLLTQPAYSSASSASRSAPVVPSANISEAAQTTSTGLS